The Doryrhamphus excisus isolate RoL2022-K1 chromosome 1, RoL_Dexc_1.0, whole genome shotgun sequence genome includes a window with the following:
- the LOC131135832 gene encoding mucin-17-like encodes MSADAFQTQYASFMESIVKSTIAETTKLFETMVDELKSELSKVKKENEALRTTSREKENAKTVSTTESCKWDGPDMRDSAVQCDLLPGHPLLGVQCQPMGQNTDHQNHRFDQEELVYNLLKDHDYDAAKGGHYQLAKPEVSEATVYSKEVCTVPDSAPSSPGGSETEGPRIDQQCLNGRDKGLVQASLERDCNLLESQNQSMNSHSTISHNMEVASSADQMLSEFRMKGCTGSTTFKELPAASQVKIQQRSLSETPGKEHAHVAVVQHSGVPLAEEQQVEQTLLKEQPEWVQIICGSTKDKTNIEIDVAVKTNRRERKQPSNKVKHLQKTQSNGHAGHDENKSCPSSSCRLPEVSPSQSEVNIVTTSAQNRDVLEDVENPNAAPLSETGVSSQSPHPCTDKVSSRATSGGLPLHRLTAASLPEASCKLRERSTSVTLQDAMLLVEAMDQSTKSRASAQEETTQSICRLPSEVHSPSPTQALSSQPQPTPQPEEEIPTAEQSTDTFSDSQSRTGVVQQQHRLSNMITSVSSTEAESLEQRSPSPVIWPATSQTPGDQVQNKIIVNPKSSSSSHPPRTIAPLSATQISAVVSTVAAAQNKYSSFLGLSERKNATYTTAIETTISSIEQKSHTHTQIKIIIPRPTSAVMASPTQPLEAAILIAQQNSVEMSKSQSSPQITSDGKENSSPTVQIPCILSPDYGGLGMTEEAEASLTESVPMDSFPVAPAMARSQTPPLATMLAVVPELQSHEREVSEVAKPDSTPPAVHVQAPAPAPEVSGLSTSLSPTSKETSADGALSDSSVSENISSAAILEEEPAACVPPCSRSGVHKRVSVKSTIDIDKAELSTLPHQPTEPSSTTNEAIISKVIQLTPIIPKDLSDPRSQWTKTQFLAQLAVIPISQDPQKVSTNGFAEGRATEDGTKADHSRKLPKKSIVARLRSHLKMHSLAKRRDTHPEPLEGKQHRLVSAKKPSLENVGTTDQASAESIPVSTKAPPELQTETSFCQTTLKTQMTTDISLPERTTLPTVLVCPKDPVVSKDAPSLQSRTNSTFIISSLPDTGESITQGNTTQRTLDDDSFKTVAQTEPLPRNPKEPIIAQECESKKLECSVYLSSFLDSNDRIRTSEDEVSSNKSKATTVCLRSSTTKDTASPQNITFPSGYRKRCITAQENAVPKKTQTNYPHQDRSALKKTETLRPRSSRDDAASSKPHFPAATPKESNLMKSCSRSKKSCSESLDSPNLAEEEHTAKQLKMLGNTPPTTDGTSPSEAIAKKPRFSQNCSISENVKLRNAQKLATAAKAKSENIKLRNAQKLAKAAKATTIAKMNKSKQPKLTKTNQVAHSCTGEETGSREGSMETTSFRGKASSMSPIQKEARPPRAQTHTVVSHLSLSPQPLPVKAAPVASPLQPLNLAGSRLLKNQCGECGRVLSSGAALESHISLHTGHRPFCCALCGKSFPDAKGLRRHGRVHRNGRIHICQQCGKGFVYGFGLAKHIQMVHGKIKPFVCQICNKAFFTKRDVEDHIRIHTGEKPFHCHLCEKKFVRKVELKVHLRWHNGEKRHWCPYCGKGFLDYNNLKRHKLIHTGEKPHSCPHCPKHFTQSGHLKKHVRNVHKIQ; translated from the exons ATGTCTGCGGATGCTTTTCAGACACAGTACGCCTCCTTTATGGAGAGTATAGTGAAGAGTACCATCGCGGAAACTACGAAACTTTTCGAAACTATGGTCGACGAATTAAAGTCGGAATTATCCAAGGTCAAGAAGGAGAACGAGGCCCTCAGAACAACATCCAGAGAAAAGGAGAACGCCAAAACCGTGTCGACCACCGAGTCCTGTAAATGGGACGGCCCTGACATGCGTGATTCCGCTGTTCAATGTG ACCTTCTTCCCGGCCACCCTTTGCTCGGTGTGCAGTGTCAACCAATGGGACAAAACACTGATCATCAAAACCATCGGTTTGATCAAGAGGAGCTGGTATACAACCTACTGAAGGACCATGACTATGATGCTGCAAAAGGAGGACATTATCAGCTGGCAAAACCtgag GTCTCTGAAGCCACTGTCTACAGCAAGGAAGTCTGTACTGTTCCAG ATTCAGCACCAAGCTCTCCCGGTGGAAGTGAAACAGAAGGCCCCCGGATTGACCAGCAATGTTTGAACGGACGTGACAAGGGTCTAGTTCAAGCCAGTCTGGAACGGGATTGCAATTTACTTGAGTCACAGAATCAGTCAATGAACTCACATTCTACAATAAGTCATAACATGGAAGTGGCATCCAGTGCTGACCAAATGTTATCAGAATTCAGGATGAAAGGCTGCACCGGTTCTACAACCTTCAAAGAACTGCCAGCAGCATCACAGGTAAAAATTCAACAACGATCATTAAGTGAAACCCCTGGAAAGGAGCATGCCCATGTCGCTGTGGTGCAGCACAGTGGTGTTCCCCTTGCAGAAGAACAGCAAGTGGAGCAAACGCTGCTGAAGGAACAACCAGAGTGGGTACAAATTATATGTGGCTCGACTAAAGATAAGACCAACATTGAAATTGATGTGGCAGTAAAGACAAACAGAAGAGAAAGGAAACAGCCCTCAAATAAAGTGAAACACCTGCAAAAGACTCAATCAAATGGCCATGCAGGACATGATGAAAACAAGAGTTGTCCTTCATCGTCGTGTAGGCTTCCAGAAGTCTCTCCGAGTCAGTCAGAAGTTAACATTGTTACAACATCAGCGCAAAACAGAGACGTATTGGAAGACGTGGAAAACCCTAACGCTGCGCCTCTGTCAGAAACAGGTGTATCCTCTCAATCCCCACACCCCTGCACGGACAAAGTGTCCAGTCGAGCGACAAGCGGTGGGCTCCCATTACACAGACTGACTGCAGCATCACTGCCAGAAGCATCGTGTAAGCTCAGGGAACGCAGCACATCCGTAACGCTTCAGGATGCCATGCTGCTGGTTGAAGCGATGGATCAGTCAACGAAGAGTCGTGCCTCCGCACAAGAAGAGACAACCCAATCCATATGTAGATTACCATCTGAGGTCCACTCTCCATCACCTACTCAAGCGCTATCATCACAGCCACAACCAACGCCACAACCTGAAGAAGAGATACCAACAGCAGAGCAGTCGACAGACACATTCAGTGATTCCCAGTCTCGCACTGGAGTAGTGCAACAACAGCATCGCCTGTCAAACATGATTACATCTGTATCATCTACAGAAGCAGAGTCATTGGAGCAGCGCTCACCTTCTCCGGTTATATGGCCAGCAACTTCACAAACACCGGGAGACCAAGTCCAGAATAAAATCATTGTTAACCCTAAATCATCATCCTCCAGTCATCCACCACGTACCATCGCCCCGTTGTCCGCAACTCAGATTTCAGCTGTGGTGTCAACTGTTGCTGCTGCACAGAATAAATATTCCTCATTTTTGGGACTCTCTGAGAGGAAGAACGCCACCTACACAACGGCTATTGAGACGACCATCAGCTCAATAGAGCAGaagtcacacactcacacacaaataaaaataatcattccTAGACCTACATCAGCTGTTATGGCAAGTCCGACACAACCGTTGGAGGCAGCAATCCTAATTGCCCAGCAGAATTCTGTCGAAATGTCAAAATCGCAGTCGAGTCCTCAAATTACTTCAGACGGAAAGGAAAACTCATCACCGACTGTGCAAATACCATGTATTTTATCACCGGATTATGGTGGTCTAGGAATGACTGAAGAAGCAGAGGCATCTTTGACCGAGAGTGTACCAATGGACTCTTTTCCAGTGGCCCCAGCGATGGCCAGATCACAAACACCGCCATTGGCCACCATGCTGGCTGTTGTTCCAGAACTGCAGTCTCATGAAAGGGAGGTGTCGGAAGTCGCCAAACCGGACAGCACACCCCCTGCTGTACACGTCCAGGcaccagccccagccccagaaGTTTCTGGGTTATCAACCAGCCTTTCTCCCACTTCAAAAGAAACCTCTGCTGATGGAGCTCTCAGTGACTCTTCAGTGTCAGAGAATATATCGTCAGCCGCCATTTTGGAAGAGGAACCAGCCGCTTGTGTGCCACCTTGTTCACGTTCCGGTGTGCACAAACGTGTCTCGGTGAAATCAACAATAGATATCGACAAGGCTGAGTTATCGACTCTACCCCATCAACCGACTGAGCCTTCTTCCACCACGAATGAAGCCATCATAAGCAAAGTGATACAGTTAACCCCCATCATACCCAAGGACCTATCTGACCCCCGTTCACAGTGGACTAAAACACAGTTCCTTGCACAGTTGGCAGTGATACCTATAAGCCAGGATCCCCAAAAG GTATCAACAAATGGGTTTGCAGAAGGCCGCGCTACTGAAGACGGGACAAAAGCAGATCACAGCAGAAAGCTGCCGAAAAAGTCAATTGTCGCCCGTCTTCGATCGCACCTCAAAATGCACTCCCTAGCTAAAAGAAGAGACACACACCCTGAGCCActtgaaggaaaacagcatcgCCTCGTGAGCGCCAAGAAACCTTCATTGGAGAACGTCGGCACTACTGACCAAGCATCCGCCGAGTCCATTCCTGTCAGCACAAAAGCTCCCCCAGAGCTACAAACCGAAACCAGCTTTTGCCAAACAACGCTCAAGACACAAATGACTACAGATATCAGTCTACCTGAAAGAACTACTTTACCGACTGTTCTTGTTTGCCCCAAAGACCCAGTTGTCAGCAAAGACGCACCGTCTCTTCAAAGCAGGACAAACAGCACTTTCATTATTTCCTCACTGCCAGACACTGGGGAAAGCATCACCCAGGGAAACACAACACAGCGTACATTAGATGACGACAGTTTCAAAACAGTAGCACAGACAGAACCCTTGCCAAGAAACCCAAAAGAACCAATTATTGCTCAAGAATGTGAAAGCAAAAAGCTAGAATGCTCTGTCTACCTCAGTTCATTTCTAGATAGCAATGACAGGATCAGGACGAGCGAAGATGAGGTTAGCTCAAACAAGTCAAAAGCTACTACTGTGTGTCTAAGGTCAAGTACGACTAAAGACACCGCCAGTCCTCAAAATATTACGTTCCCATCTGGGTATCGTAAAAGGTGTATCACCGCTCAGGAAAATGCTGTTCCCAAAAAGACCCAAACAAATTACCCACACCAGGACAGGTCGGCCCTTAAAAAGACTGAGACTTTAAGGCCAAGGTCAAGCAGGGATGATGCTGCTTCAAGCAAACCCCATTTTCCTGCTGCCACTCCAAAGGAGTCCAATTTAATGAAAAGTTGTTCTAGGTCTAAAAAGTCCTGCAGTGAATCACTCGATAGTCCTAATTTAGCCGAAGAAGAGCACACAGCGAAACAGTTAAAGATGTTGGGGAATACTCCACCCACAACAGACGGTACCAGTCCAAGTGAAGCTATTGCCAAGAAGCCCAGATTCAGTCAAAATTGTAGTATTtcagaaaatgtcaaattacGTAATGCCCAGAAATTGGCTACAGCGGCAAAAGCAAAGTCTGAAAACATCAAATTACGTAATGCCCAGAAATTGGCAAAAGCAGCAAAAGCTACAACTATagcaaaaatgaacaaatcaaaacaacccaaattaaccaaaacaaaccaaGTGGCCCACAGTTGTACCGGCGAGGAGACTGGGAGCAGGGAAGGAAGCATGGAAACTACCTCCTTTAGGGGAAAAGCCTCTTCAATGTCACCCATCCAGAAAGAGGCACGGCCCCCAAGAGCTCAGACTCACACTGTCGTTTCTCACCTGAGTCTTTCACCCCAGCCGCTACCTGTCAAAGCGGCGCCTGTTGCATCACCACTGCAGCCCTTAAACCTCGCCGGTTCTCGACTGCTCAAGAACCAGTGTGGCGAATGCGGTCGTGTTCTCAGCAGCGGGGCTGCCCTCGAGAGCCACATCAGTCTCCACACAGGCCACAGACCGTTCTGCTGTGCCCTGTGCGGGAAGAGCTTTCCTGACGCCAAGGGTCTGAGACGGCACGGCAGAGTGCACCGCAACGGTAGGATCCATATCTGCCAGCAGTGCGGGAAGGGTTTCGTCTACGGATTTGGACTCGCCAAACACATCCAGATGGTGCATGGGAAAATTAAACCATTTGTCTGCCAGATCTGCAACAAGGCCTTCTTCACAAAGCGAGACGTGGAGGACCACATACGGATCCACACGGGGGAGAAACCATTCCACTGCCACTTgtgtgaaaaaaagtttgtaagGAAAGTGGAATTAAAGGTGCATCTGAGGTGGCATAACGGAGAGAAAAGACACTGGTGCCCGTACTGTGGGAAAGGATTTTTAGACTACAATAACTTGAAAAGACACAAGTTAATCCACACGGGGGAGAAACCGCATTCTTGTCCTCACTGCCCGAAACACTTTACACAGTCAGGCCACTTGAAGAAGCATGTTAGAAATGTACATAAAATCCAATGA